From a single Macrobrachium rosenbergii isolate ZJJX-2024 chromosome 7, ASM4041242v1, whole genome shotgun sequence genomic region:
- the LOC136840469 gene encoding uncharacterized protein codes for MDKEENKKKGSDYKGRNQREWYEMMGTPEGGKIIYRTAEARRKDRQDIGEVGVIKDENGNIFTEKEEVKRRWKEYFSQLLNIENECEELENVPPVDEPIANIRQSEVENAIKKGKGTKKSSLLVSETNRTTREVGKVSEDERARTSVQTKYGETEAFIVEVGLHQGSALSPFLFLVVTDTLASELRNNKELWELMFADDLVIIADREELQERFLTWKGALEKKGLKVKIGKTELIISGKEGHKEVNIQVEDGTMLK; via the exons ATGgacaaagaggaaaacaaaaagaaaggtaGCGATTACAAAGGGAGAAACCAGAGAGAGTGGTATGAGATGATGGGAACACCAGAGGGAGGAAAGATAATCTACAGAACGGcagaagcgagaagaaaagacaggcaggatATAGGAGAGGTAGGagttattaaagatgaaaatggaaatatctttactgagaaagaagaggtcaagagaagatggaaagaatatttttcacaactattaaatattgagaatgagtgtgaagaactggaaaatgttccccCAGTAGATGAgccaatagcaaacatcagacagagtgaagtcgagaatgctataaagaaaggaaaa ggtaccaagaagagtagtttattggtgtcTGAGACAAATAGGactaccagagaagttggtaaggttagtgaagatgagcgggcaagaaccagtgtacagacaaaatatggggagactgaggcattcattgtggaggtgggcctccatcagggatctgctctgagtccattcttgttcctcgtcgttacAGACACTCTggcatcagaattaaggaacaacaaagaactgtgggaactgatgtttgctgatgatttagtcattatagcagacagagaagaactgcaagaaaggtttttaacatGGAAAGGAGCCTTAGAAAAGAAAGGGTTGAAAGTGAaaattggaaagacagagctaataaTTAGTGGTAAAGAAGGACataaagaagtaaacattcaagtggaagatggtacaatGCTAAAATAG